DNA sequence from the Cyprinus carpio isolate SPL01 chromosome B13, ASM1834038v1, whole genome shotgun sequence genome:
GTGATCgtgaaattaaatcaaaagatGTACTTTAAAAAGCCCTTGAGTTCTTCAACTAATGTAGCTGCATTTCATAGGAATTTTaactacaatacattttcattcaaatgtaAATGACATGCATTTAAGAGTCTGAAAATAttcattcagttcacacttaagtacgTATATTCTGGCCCCACTTTATATttggtggccttaactactatgtacttacatcaaaaaaataagtacagggtattttttgtgtttatattgtattgcaaagcacttttgctgctattgaggtgggatacaggtaaagttaggaacaggtttggaggtatgggtaggtttaagggacCCACCCTTAAAGGTGTAAGGGATTGGTCAacagtgtaataataaatgtaattaaagaaaTTCTTTACGGTACagtactttattttacagtcctgttcctcatgtacacactatgtacttattatagtaattacaataactaggtaataactaggtactaaccctgaacctacccctaaacctacccctaccccatgtagttactaGGTATTACCATAACTTTATTAGGtaggtacactgtaagtacacacactgtaaaataaagtgcaaccttCATTACAGAAGTAATTAcgtttttaattaagtaattaagtacaatgtaaaaacatttatgtacacAATAATGCATGGTatcaaatgattaaattaaatttaagtacgtagttaaggccacctaatataaagtgggacctatattttttttttaagtatattatttccaaacTAAGTATGCCAAAGTGTACtcctttttcacaagggtagcaTTCTTCTCGTAGTGAACTTACTTGAGTGAACTGAAACTGTTGATGTAGGTGATGTGATATTCTACCCAAAGACAGCAGTCCAACAGGTCAGAGGTCAACAGAGAGACAGTGTGCTGTGAAAACTCTTTTTCAAATCTAAAACAGAAGGAAACTGTCAGAGAAGGAAAGGTGCAGAAGTGATCTCATGTTAATCTATAATAATACTGTGATGCAAACCTTGTATAAAACGGATTTAGCTCCTCTAAACAGGAGCTTACAACTGACTTCCCCAGATTCTCATCGATCTTCTCAAGATTCCCAGCATAACTCGCTATCAGCTAACAAGACAAATCAATAGGAGCAATTATAAAGACTATTTCAAGTgttttcagaattctgagatgGGTAGACATCATACATGAGCTCTGCAAGGAATTTATAAtgcttgaaaattaaataaataatgctaaaattacattttaattattatagaaTATAAAAGAATTAATACAACTGATCAAATTTAAGTCCTGACCTGACAAATGTCCTTGTCTATTTTTGACGAACGGAATCCATCTTCTGTTATTTCAGGAGATTTCTTCTTTTTCCACACTTCTGTTTCAAGTATGATGAAATTCTCCAGTTTAAGTTTAAAGTCCTCCTGATATCAAATATGGAATCacagtaaaaaacaaacttaTGTAAACAAGTTGTatgttttgtattaatatataattcgGTAAACTCTCTTTCCTTGCAGTAGCTCACCTTTTGGCAATGACAGTAAgaggtttttattttgttcagatcCTCTTCCATTATAAGAGCTCTCTGATGGCCTTGCAGATCACTGCGTAACACAAAAGAGATACAAATGAATTGAAACATGCAGTAAGCAATGATGGATCGTTCAgatatttctgtgttttgttcttAAAACCTCACCTGGGGTAGGAATGAATAATGAAATCTAGTAGAGCGTAGTAATCTTTCAGCTCTGTCACCTTTTCCAGAAGACTCTTTAGATGCTCTCCTATAGCCTCACGGTGGCAGGACACATAGGtttcaaatacattaaagtcTGCTGGATATGAGCTCAGAAGCTCAGTCTTCACTTTTCCCAAATGCTCCACCACAGCATTACCCAGAAGCCCCAGATGCACTGGCAGCCAGGAAGCATTCTGCTCGCGGCTGTCCAGAGGAACTTTCTTCAGTGTATCTCGAACACCGTTTAGTACCGCATCCCTCCATGCATCCCTCCATCCCTGCATCGctcctctctctccctgtctcttCTCTTCCTCTAGGATAATGGTGGCCACATACACCAGCAGCTCTTTATTGCACGAGGGAAGAGCACTGGAGTTGCGTACAATGACAGACATTTTGTCCATTAGTGCACCATACAACAGATTGAGGTCTTTCTCTTTATTAACCAAATCTGAGTGAGATTCTCCTTCCACCAGAGCGCTCGGTTTTAACTTGAGCTCCAGGGAAAGCAGGTTCAGATATGCCTCCTTCAGCATGTCTGTTTGTATATAATCTTTGATCTGCGAATCTATTGAGAAAACAAAGCAGGAATGAGAGGGTGTTGTGTGATTATATGAGAGCAGTAGCCTATGCATTAAATGTGCTGTATTTACTAACACAACCTAACTAGAGATTTACCTGAGCATGGCTTTAGAGGAATCTCTGTGGTCTTAAATTCAAATGTCTCTGGGGTAACTTTCTCATCTTTATCctctgatttaaatgtttttaatgaccGTATAGattgtttctttttaatgtgCCCATCACTTTTTCTAAAAAGAGAAAATCTGCGAAAGACACTCTTCactgtgaaaacagaaaatattataacaaattatacattttaaacctcaaaatcatatattttttccttctcaaaaTACCTATAGATGAAAAAACAACAGTAACACTTATTCTATGACTGTCCCAAAAGTCTTTTATACAGACTATAACGATGCATCCACATTTCACTCCAGCACATCTATCCAACTTTGAGTATTGTGTTTTGTACAGCTTTGTATTGTATCGTATATTGCATAGTTTACGTTATTTCACattttgtattgtactgtatagtgtatattagtattagtattgtaCACTAGCACAGCTCTTATACACATATTACAATAATGACTTAGCAGGTTGGAAATATATTTTACTCTATTCTGTTTATGCAAATCTAGTTATTTAAATTTCATTGACAATGATATATTTACCATTAGAAGTGGGAGATTTTTCCATTGTTACCTCTAATCCAAACTGAATGATTCTGTACATTACATGAGATAGGAAAACAGAAcatattatgaaattaaaacatcagccaaaatcatattttaatatagtgctttatttaatGACACTTATCACTGACTTTTCCTCACTGATTCTTATCAGGCAAATTTTATATTGGTTAGTcaattatttactaaaaaaaaacagcaagacgTAACAAAAACAGTAACCTTTAGCATAGCGATGACACTAAAAACAAACATCGGCTCTTGCTAGTTTCTAACTCACCAGCAAAACactaaaccttaaaataaatcaCAGCAATAGTAGGACAGTACAGTAACAAGGTAGAGTTATGATAATAATATACgggaaatattaaaaacataagtgAAAATAATATAAAGGGTTGTCATTCTTTTTACATTCACTCTCAGACTCACTGTCAAATTAAATGACTTTAGTGTCACCTCTAAAACATGAGCCGCTTTTCTATATTTTCTGCACCCGGaattaaaagatttaaagaaCACATCATGTTTAAGTGAATAATGTGTAGCTCTTACCTGAAACCTTTTCAGGGAATGTTCCGTCTTCTCAAAGCACTGAATATAAGGTAGTAacattactttcactttcatctaTACTTGTATAGACACGTATGTGGCTTTTATGAAAACCAGTGGGAGGCTTTTATCAATGgaagaatattttatttgattagtgGACAATAAAAGAAGTCTCCAACAACAAGAACAACTGCATTTGCTCTACTTCAGAGGCCcctgaacaaacaaaaacatgcagcCAAAAGAAATCGATTACACTGTCACAAACTGCCCTTCCcagaatccacacacacacacacacacacacacacacacacacacacacacacacacacacacacacacacacacacagagacacagagttCTCGCCAGGCCCGTCTAGAGCCAAGTGATATCAATTCTAAGTAATCTCTTTGTCTCCATGTCTTCTCCTACTGATTCTccctgtgtacagtatgtgtgtgtgtgtgtgtgtgtgtgatgtgtgtgtgtgtgcacgtgtttttgtgacatatcaggacacaactttttataatgacatgggtatgacacaggtattacaaggagagggtgacttatgaggacataacccatgtccccatttttcaagacacttataaaccatacagaatgagttttttttttttgagaaagtaaaaatgcacaaagtttcctgtaaggggtaggattaggtgtagggttggtgtagggcgatagaatttacagtttgtacagtataaaaaccattacgcctatggaatgtccccacaattcacaaaaacaagcgtgtgtgtgtgtgtgtgtgtgtgtgtgtgtgtgtgtgtgtgtgtgtgtgtgcatgtgctctACTCTGCACCTGCAATGGATGTTGTGGATTTGTTACATCCACAATTTGTCATCCAAGTCATTACTCATCTGCCTTGTGTTAATCTTGCCATTGGTTCAATAAACCTACCATTGCTGCAGTATTCTTGTTCCCTCTCATTCCTGTCATGCCTGACAAAATCTAACATTAATGTTTATACATCCATTTAGTTACAAATTGACAGAAAGTACCATTAACATAGTCCCCATGctctgttaattatttttatttgttttaacaacATAGATGTCACTTCATTAGTTTgcataataaaatagtatttcaataataataaaacaaattctttAGATTTTTATACAGGCCTTCTAACCATTTGTAAAACACAATACAGGAAAACCCTTAACGACACTCAaaaaacgcttaacgtgaaaaacgcttaacgtggcttaatgtactaagacagtgatattaacagaCCAAACTCACTAAACGTCATACTAATAAAGTATACTATCTACAAAAAATCAAATGAGCCCTGAATATGATCTCAACGCGTTTAATAACACAATAAGCCTTTTCCTACCATAGAAAACCGTGTTATTAAACGAGTTGAGATCATAtggctctgatttttttttatacaattttatttcaaatacatgtagaaacagcgcatccttgtggtgcagatgatacagaagagcatgcgcagcatacggtgatatggagagacacagaggagtcttttgacaaaggaattgttgaataaagtcattatttttgttttcttcgtttacagaaagtgttcccgtcacgtcatataacccagattgcacgtctgatggcagatggagtattttgacgatgactttcataccttttatggaccttgacactgttatttatttagcagtctatgggacagtcacaggcctcccggttttcatccaaaatatcttaaattgtgttccgaagtcgAACGAAGcttttaaaggtttggaacatgggggtaagtgattaatgacaattaaaacatttttaataatgctACAAATAATAGTTTTTCAAGCGTTGTAGAATGGTGCTGTTTTGTGAATATGCTACTGTGCTCATGAAGGAAACAGATAATGCTTTGCATAAccacttttttttcagtggtaGGCACAATTGAATTTTAGGGAATCTGAAAGTGAAgtgtaatcatatttcaaaaacacttaCTCTTACAACTACGGTGATTCCTCTGTTTAGAATTGAACTGTATTTAATCTGAAACCAAAATCTGACGCTAGTTCCTGTTGCAGCGCGCCCCAATGCACCTATCCATGACGTTTCAAGGTGAATACCAGACGCTCTGTCGTGAGAAGCATACTGGGAATTGATTAGTTTATTCTTGTGGTTGAACCTGTCGGTGTAGCGCGTTTGCCAGCTGTTTGTCTTGCAAAAGATTTTATGTGACAAGTGAAGGATAACTACCAGCGCCAGACTTTGACAAGGAGCTCGGATCTCAGGTGGTTGAGGAGGTGGGATTTGATCTACCGTGCGATATTTACAaacatgtataaaattattttaatgtagccTATTTTAATGTAAACGTGTTATAACTGACTAACCTTTAAACGTGTTAAAAGTGAGTGACTGACCTTCAAAATACGTCTACTCCGCAACCTTTAATCCCGGATTGACTGTGCTAATAACACAGTAGTGGTTTTTAAGCTTAAAATTAACGTTACATTAATGTTATGTGTCATTTTAACCGAATTTCTTTGAGGTCATGTTTAGTCAGTGCCTTACAAACATTTATCAAGGTGTAATTTCCTCAAAATAACATAACTAGTTAGCCACACTGATGTTGCTTTCGGTGTTATAAAGGTGTTATATATCTTCCAATTTGTCCTCTTTTGGCGTAAGAAACCTGAggtacaacatttattttatgaattttttttttaaaatgttgcataatCATTTAAAGTGGGACAGCATGTCAGAGTcttttatttagcattatattatgattatacgTTTATAATTAACTTACACAGCGATACATGTGTTTAAAAAGCACCGTGCAATACTAATGTGTAGTGCACTGTAATGACTTGTAGGCAGAATGAGAGCGTTATCATTGTTATCCTCACTCTTGTTTGTGATTTAAGAACTTGAGTTTCTTGCACAGTCTGAAGAAGATTTTCACATTATAATTTACATGGTATCATGGTATTTATGGCATGTGAGGCGTGTGTAGCCTAATTGTTTAGAGATCTGCAGTAGAACTAAGTAGTGCATTactcattaagtttttttttttttttttttttttggctgtttagTGTATTAATATGAGTTCACGTCTTTGTTATGACAATGTATGCATTCTACACCCCTGTGAAAAAATGCCACGTTGTCAGTAAACAAAAAAACTCCAGAGATCATGATGTACCTGCTGATAGATTCAACAGTTGCATTCTTACACTCGAGTCAACACAGTAAAACCTTCTGTTGTCGTtttgttacaataataaaattttaaataaattaaaagttcttGATGCTTTTTCTTCAGGCTTGATCCGTCTGATGCATGGTCAAATGGCAGAAACTACAAAAGAAGAAGTAGATGGTGGAAATGAGGTTAATGACCCATCAGAATGGGATGAGGATGCAACCAAGGGTTTGAAAAATGGTGGAGAACAGATGGAAAGTCCAGTCAAAGAAAAGAGTCTTGGAGTCTTGAAGTCATTCAAAAGGAGTTTGAAAGGGTTCAGCCCTAAGACACAGAAGGACAAAAGGTCAGAGAACACAGACGACCAAAGCTCAAATTCTCCATTACGACCAACACACTCTCCAAGTAAGTGTATAACCACTAGCCATGAAAAAgtactgttgtttttttgatgaCAATGGCATCCCACTGTCAGTAGGTTTAGAGGTAAAGCAGACGTTATGTTATTACCCTAATCGTAAATAATCAAGTGAACTGTTAGTCAAGAaacagattattatatatatatatatatatatatatatatatatatatatatatatatatatatatatatatatatattatatatatattattttaagcttTTCACATTTTAGAGAACAATCCCCCAAACCCCTTTGTTCCaaattgaagaaaaagaaaaaaataaacccatatatagtacaattaaatatacactTACATAAACATACACCGTTCATATTGTgtacttataaaaaaaacaaaaacaaacatacatctCTACATATGTGACATGCTGGCAAAATGAATCACAATGtacaaatgttcaaaaatgagttatttttatttccacattCTCCATTAAAGGACTTTCAAAATGATGTATGATTTCTTGGAATCTGACCAGAAGTGCCTGAGCTACACCCGTTTGAAGTCGATAGAGTCAGCAAAGTCAGTTCTGAGAAAGCTTGAGTTAATGTTTTCTGAAGGTTGCAAAGCAAAATCACCTAGCAAAATTGCATTGTTTCCTCCATTtcctttcttaatattaattactatatgaataatcacaatatagcctttttattttatctttgatgCAAAAAACCACCACCAACAACTACAGTACAATATGAAAGAAACAAATAGtgcattacttttttcattttatatctaaacaaaagcattgattattaaaactacaaaagcagtttaaTCAAGAGCAGTGATCTTTTATTGTTAGAACATTAATGAGATAGACTGTCACATGTATGATCTATTTTGGTTTTGCTTTCTGACTTCGTTATCCTGCCtagttagtttccatggtttttgattaattagctccacacctgtttctgttctccctAATTGCATTTCACGTGTTTATAAGCCCTGTCTGTTCCTCAGTTCCCTGTCtgctattatttgtattttgacattttggttatgctgtgtgtttgtatttctcCAGTGGACTTGTTATTAAATACCCTTTCTCCTACTAcatttttgtattgttaaaaCATTGCTACTACATTGTACCACATGTGCGCATTCTGATtaattttgccagcacgggtcacatatatacagtacatacaaaatcattaaaaaatatatatacta
Encoded proteins:
- the si:dkey-45k15.1 gene encoding exocyst complex component 3-like protein 4, translating into MEKSPTSNVKSVFRRFSLFRKSDGHIKKKQSIRSLKTFKSEDKDEKVTPETFEFKTTEIPLKPCSDSQIKDYIQTDMLKEAYLNLLSLELKLKPSALVEGESHSDLVNKEKDLNLLYGALMDKMSVIVRNSSALPSCNKELLVYVATIILEEEKRQGERGAMQGWRDAWRDAVLNGVRDTLKKVPLDSREQNASWLPVHLGLLGNAVVEHLGKVKTELLSSYPADFNVFETYVSCHREAIGEHLKSLLEKVTELKDYYALLDFIIHSYPSDLQGHQRALIMEEDLNKIKTSYCHCQKEDFKLKLENFIILETEVWKKKKSPEITEDGFRSSKIDKDICQLIASYAGNLEKIDENLGKSVVSSCLEELNPFYTRFEKEFSQHTVSLLTSDLLDCCLWVEYHITYINSFSSLKENLQCYKESCSAQVEKLEKEVDGLTQRLRQTLMDHFKSEVKPYMDGMMTKKWLKTDEDFKEVISIVENYSGLCKSMRAPSVQIFVNDVHYYVAKEYVSQLMKKKYSCKKPKNEDAAIKLKEQWNELRKLFVEMGSSLKWLYPLGNYLSDIIGMETEKNIKDLLHPLVSNYPDISKKQLSAVLSFRDNGLSLEKHNVINHFTVLKREAGNTNHEHSFFTDIE